One part of the Budorcas taxicolor isolate Tak-1 chromosome 22, Takin1.1, whole genome shotgun sequence genome encodes these proteins:
- the LOC128067331 gene encoding serpin B4-like: protein MSSLGEAIIHLAIDLFHQIRQSEKENIFLSPFSISSALAMTYLGARENTASEMEKVLHFSEIAENPRGQATGNPVEKPGNVHHHFQKLLTELKKSTDAYELRVANRLYGEKEFPFLQEYMDNVKEFYLASVESADFKHAAEESRKMINSWVESQTNGRIKDLFPKDSLDSTTVLVLVNAVYFKGQWNQKFKKESTAEEKFWLNKDTSKPVQMMKQTNHFNFVSLEDVQAKILEIPYKGGELSMLVLLPSEVDGLQELEDQLTAEKLIAWTSPQNMGKRQVDLHLPRFKVEESYDLVPTLQALGMVDAFRDGAADFSGMTRRRDLLVSKVVHKCFVEVTEEGTEAAAATDVEIITRAGRNSESFRCDHPFLFLIKHIRTNSVLFCGRVSSP from the exons ATGAGTTCCCTCGGTGAAGCAATCATCCACCTTGCAATCGATCTGTTCCACCAGATCAgacaatcagagaaggaaaacatcTTCCTGTCCCCTTTCAGTATCTCGTCAGCCTTAGCCATGACTTACTTAGGGGCCCGAGAAAACACCGCGTCAGAAATGGAGAAG GTCCTTCACTTCAGTGAAATCGCAGAGAACCCAAGAGGACAAGCTACAGGAAATCCC GTTGAAAAGCCAGGAAATGTTCATCATCACTTTCAAAAGCTTCTGACGGAATTAAAGAAATCCACTGATGCCTATGAGCTGAGGGTCGCCAACAGGCTCTATGGAGAAAAGGAGTTTCCGTTTCTCCAG GAATACATGGATAATGTTAAGGAATTTTATCTGGCCAGTGTGGAATCTGCCGATTTTAAACATGCTGCAGAGGAAAGTCGAAAGATGATTAACTCCTGGGTGGAGAGCCAAACCAATGGTAG AATCAAGGATCTGTTTCCCAAAGACTCTCTCGACAGCACTACTGTTCTGGTTCTGGTGAATGCCGTCTATTTCAAAGGGCAGTGGAACcagaaatttaagaaagaaagtaCTGCGGAGGAAAAATTTTGGCTGAACAAG GATACAAGCAAACCTGTGCAGATGATGAAACAAACCAATCACTTCAATTTTGTGTCACTGGAGGACGTGCAAGCCAAGATCCTGGAAATCCCATACAAAGGCGGAGAGCTGAGCATGCTGGTGCTGCTTCCCAGTGAAGTGGACGGTCTGCAGGAG CTTGAAGACCAGCTCACTGCTGAGAAGCTAATAGCGTGGACGAGCCCACAGAATATGGGGAAGAGACAAGTGGATTTACACCTGCCTCGGTTTAAAGTGGAAGAGAGCTATGACCTCGTGCCCACACTGCAAGCCCTGGGGATGGTGGACGCCTTCCGTGATGGGGCCGCCGACTTCTCAGGCATGACCAGGAGACGCGATCTGCTGGTATCAAAGGTCGTACACAAGTGCTTCGTGGAGGTGACCGAGGAGGGCACGGAGGCAGCGGCTGCTACTGATGTAGAAATTATTACAAGAGCAGGAAGAAATTCTGAGAGTTTCCGCTGTGATCACCCTTTCCTGTTCCTCATCAAGCACATCAGGACCAACAGCGTCCTCTTCTGCGGCCGAGTCTCTTCCCCTTAG